The stretch of DNA TTTGCTCGCAGGAATCGACGATCGGGGCGGCGTTCTTCTCTCAAACGGTGGCGGTGAGTGACGCAACGGTGAAGTTCGAGATCTGGGACACCGCTGGCCAGGAAAGGTACCACAGCTTGGCCCCTATGTATTACAGAGGAGCTGCTGCTGCTATCATCGTCTACGACATCACTAGCATGGTTCGACAAATCTTCCCCTTCCTACCTATTACACACACATACCAAGCTTTTATCCTTCTACGTGGggttgactacatgaattcaaatttttcattcCCTATCTTCCATAACGTGcgtgtatacacacacacacacacacacaaaataagattaataatcAGTTTGGTAATGCGTTTATCTTTTAATTGATGTCTAGCCTGGATGTTACTTGGCCTGGCAGTTTCTAAAATCCTGTGGATGTCTTTAGGACTGTTCGGCTTTCTCTTTGGTCAGATATACGAATTGCATTTTCTCTTATGGTATTCTTGTGTGTCTCAACTTCTATGTCATAttcttcttattttgatttctcTTATTGATTGTATgtctacttctttttctttttcaattaggATTCATATGTGCGAGCTAAGAAGTGGGTGCAAGAACTTCAGAAGCAGGGTCAGAAAGCCTTTGTGCTTGGGTAGGTTTTCTCACTCAAATGATGTATTATCCTGATCATTTTTTGTGTTTGTCATAGGTACTCCTAACATGGTAATGACACTTGCCGGGAACAAGGCTGATTTGGAAGATAGGAGGAAAGTGGTCGCAGAAGTAAGTTCTGAACCCTCTCTTTCTGATTCAAATATGTTAGGTGCatagttcattttttttttttttgttatttatgagGATGGATGGAGGTCTAGAAtgcatgtagctgaccccacttAGTGTGAGTAAGACTTGTGACTGTTGTCTGTAATATCAATCCATCTCATTCTCATTCCCTTATCTTTaagttattgttattgtttttttgGTTGACTGCTGCGTTTTTGCCATGGACCTATGGTAGGTCCTGGTTATGCATGGCATGAATGCCTTGCACGTTAACTTGTTATTCAGATAACTTGTGCCTTCTGATATGTTGTATTGTCAACATATgttccaaattttttatatgGTTTAGTTTAGCCACAGTTTCAAACTAGTTcgtattaatttaatataaagccATGTGACTTTGATGGGCATCAGGATATTCTTATAATCACATTTATTTCTTGAGTGGTCTATGGTGGTGGAATGACGGGAATACTTGTGTTAGGTAGCTGCTGGGTAATGGTGTTGGATGATAGtgcttatttttgaaataaacgAGTTGTGATTGACAACCTATCATCTTTTGTTTTGGTATAGAAGGAGATGAATGCTGATATTTTTGGAAAGTGAGTATATAAGATGGATAATAATTCATGATCAGAGTCAATATGATTGTAGGAAAACAGTCTTCCTTCTTAGGATAGAGATGCTTCCAGTTTGTATGATGCTCTGTTTCATTTCTAAATCTCAGTTTGGGACACCACCAAGTACTGTTGTATTTTATGCATTTTCCAATTGTCTGATATTCTTTTTGGTATAGGTTGTGGTCAGTGTGCATATCATCGATGTATATCATAATTTTGTGGTGATAGCATACAGTAGCATTTGGAGATCATATTGTCTTGTTATTTGCTACAGTTGCTAATGCAGTTTATGCCtgacaaataatttttcagGAGGCACGAGTTTATGCTGAGGAGAATGGTCTTTTTTTCATGGAGACTTCTGCCAAGACTGCTGCCAATGTCAATGATATATTCTATGAAATAGGTATGCCTTTTAAGTTTTGCTGCTGTTAAATGGGACAATTGTCATATTTTGGTTGCAGACCATGGAAGGTTAGGGATTGGATTAGGTTAGGCATTATAACCTGACGCCTTTTTAGAACACACTGTTACTTATCCCTGAATAGAAGTTTCTAATGATCCCCTGTTAGAATTGCGGTTACATTGGGATAAGTTCCCTAGTAATgagataaatgttatgaatttgaatttgtttcaaattcattaacatttgaattttaataatataatgggataagtaattggaatttgaattagatttaaaTTCCTATAAAGATATGTCTATCTATATCtgtgtgatacctataaataggcatagaGCCTAATGAAAAGACACGAAAATTAGAATCAGTTTCTTATCGCTCATATTCTGTCTTCGGTATCACCATTCGAGCCTTGAGCGAACAAGGGGTGGACGTATAAGAaagcttttatagttttcttccacgGAGGTTGTTAGGCAAATCAGATTCGATTATTTTGCTGCGATCCAAGTATTTTATATATCGTTTGCTATTTATTCAAAAGTTCtacagtggtatcaaagcttttttgtttatttgtctATACCGTTGTGATTGACCATTTATATTCATGAGTTTTTGTAACTTATGATATTTTACGCGTAAAGTTATTTTCTGTGTGAAATCAGTAACGCGTCGTATTATTCTGTGTGATATTATTATGTTTGGTCGGTCTGTTTGTTTGCTCTGTTCAAGCCATGTCTGAAACAATCGCTGGTGGCTGGGTTTGTCATAGCTGCTGGGTGTGCTGCTCGTCGATCATCCTCACGTTGGCTGAGGTATCGACGATGGTGGTTGTGTTCGTCATGGCCGGTGGCTGAGGCCATCCCCAGCGGTCGCGTATGTCGTGGCCAATGGGAGACCTGTTGTTGAAGGTTGAAATCGGCCATGGTCGATACCCTTTGCCTTTTGCCATGGCCGAAGGTTGGCCATTTTCGCCAGTTGAGGC from Diospyros lotus cultivar Yz01 chromosome 6, ASM1463336v1, whole genome shotgun sequence encodes:
- the LOC127803402 gene encoding ras-related protein RHN1-like (The sequence of the model RefSeq protein was modified relative to this genomic sequence to represent the inferred CDS: added 101 bases not found in genome assembly) yields the protein MATTGHNNLNAKLVLLGDMGAGKSSLALRFVKGQFLEFQESTIGAAFFSQTVAVSDATVKFEIWDTAGQERYHSLAPMYYRGAAAAIIVYDITSMDSYVRAKKWVQELQKQGTPNMVMTLAGNKADLEDRRKVVAEEARVYAEENGLFFMETSAKTAANVNDIFYEIAKRLPRAQPPQNLAGMVLVDRPTEGSRAASCCA